The nucleotide sequence ACGGGCTGATCATTTTTCCCTGGACGGCTATCGGAGAGAGACGAACCCGCTTTTGCAGAAGGAAGATATTGTCAATCTGAGCAACGTCTTTTCCTGCGGCACTTCAACAGCCTATTCCGTTCCCTGTATGTTTTCTGTTTTTTCGAGATCAGAATTCAATTCCACTAAGGGAAAGACAACAGAAAATTTGTTGGATGTCTTAGATCATACCGGCATGATAGATATTTTATGGAGAGATAACAATTCTGATTCCAAAGGAGTGGCCCTGCGAGTTCCTTATGAAGATTATAGAGGCGCGGAGAAAAATACCCTCTGCGAAGAGGGGGAATGCAGAGATGAGGGGATGCTGATCGGGCTTGATCAGTATATCACGCAGCATGAGGGTAGAGATATTCTCATTATTTTGCATCAGATGGGGAACCACGGCCCAGCCTACTATAAGAGATATCCGAGACAATTTGCTCAGTTCTCACCTGCCTGCCAAACACATCAGTTGGAGGATTGTCGTCAGGAAGAAATAATCAATGCCTATGATAATGCGCTGCTCTATACAGACTATTTTCTGGTAAAGGTCATTGAGTTTCTGAAAGAATACGAGAGCAGCCGTGATACAGCGATGTTCTACTTCAGTGATCATGGCGAGAGCTTGGGGGAAAAGGGTGTCTATCTTCACGGGCTGCCGTATATGATTGCTCCTGAAGCACAAATACATATTGGAGCTCTGCTGTGGCTTGGGGAGCAGACCAGAAAAGACATCAATCTTGATTTGCTTCAGCGGAAAAAAGACAAGGAGTTAAGTCATGATAATCTGTTTCATACCTTGCTTGGACTCTTTGAGGTGAGAACGGTGCTCTATAAGAAAGGTCTTGATATATTAAGTTATTAGAATGTTGTTTTCCGTCATGCTTTTTTCCCGCTGCTGCTCTTGACCTTAGCTGTTCTCTTGGAATACAGCGGCGTAGATCTCTGGTGGGCTACCCATTTTTACGATGCACAGAATCAGGTATGACCATACAGGGGGCATTGGTTGTTTGATACAATCATTCACTCTGGAGGACAACGGCTCAATTGGTCTTTTGCAGCGCTCTGGGTTCTGTTCTTTCTTGTGATCAACCTGAAAAAACAGTTCCTGCCGTATCGCAAGATTCTGCTCTTCTTTTTGGTCGCCACCGCAGCATTGGCCTGTTATTTCCTCTTTTATCCAGAGGAATGGTAGGCCTTGAAAAAGGACAATATTGTTCCGGTAAGAGGCTGAAAGATAAGGGGGAGATGACTGACTGTTCACGTCTATTGATTTGCAAGGAAAGAACGGTATGTCTTTTGGTCTTGCCCTGTTGGGGGCAGGCTCAGGAAGGGGAAAACTCCTGAAAAAAGATCTTGAATTCCTCCCCTGTTCGGTTAGGATAGCAGAGGCGAAAGACCGTCTTGAGATTCTGGAGCGGAGCACTCTGAACCAGGATCTGTTCGACAGAGCTTCCCCCATCTGATAATGAGCATTTCGCTTATTCTATTTTGTTATTCCAGTAGCATTCTTCTGAACTCTTGTCTCCAGGCAGGTCGGACCTCTTGAGGTCTTGGGCGAGGAGACAGCGAATCAGAGCAGTGAAGGGTGCTGATAACGTTTTTAAAAAAGGAGCTTGGCTATGAAACGAACGAGTGTGCTGTTTTTTTCTTCTGTTTTTTTCTTCATTACTGTTTTTACTGCTGTTTCGGTTTCTGCCGCTCCCGGTGTCGGCGTGGTTAATTTGCAGAAGGTTCTGGATAAGTCCAGTGCTGGAGTAGCGGCAAAGAAAAAGATGGAGGCAAAGATGAAGGAGTTCAAGGCCTCTCTTGATAAAGAAAAAGAGGCTGTCTTGGCTCTGCAAAAGGACATGCAGAAAAAGGCAGATGCCTGGAACGAAGAAACTAAGAAAGAAAAAGCCCTTGAGCTGCAACGGAAAAAACGTGATTTCCGCGTGAAGCAGGATGATGCCAATCTGGAAATGAGAACCCTGCAGGAAAAGCATCTTGCCCCGATTATGAAAGAGCTGGAAACCATTGTTGAAGAAGTTGCGAAGAAAAAAGGAGTTGCAGTTATTATGCCGAATACCGCTGTGCTTTATTTTGATAAGACCGTGGATATGACCGATGAGGTCACTGCGGCCTTGAATAAAAAAATGAAATAAGCGTTCGTTTGTTTCGTTTTGCTTGCATTGCTTAGGGTATCCGGTGAGAACAAAGGATCGTAGGGGTCGTATCTCTGATGACACCACATGAGTTTTTAAAATATACCCCGGCCACAAACTGTGGCGAGTGCGGCTATGCAGCCTGTCTTGCCTTTGCTGTTGCCGTGACCAAGGGGGGCGTTGCATCGGATCTTTGCCCCTATGTACGTAAAGATATGCTGCCAGCCGAGTTCGGTGCGGCAAAGGGTGATTCTGGTTTGGATCAGGTGGAACGCGGTCAGAATGAGCGGGATATGGCCTTGGTTGCCCATTTGAAATCCAAGGTCCAGGCGCTTGATTTTCATGAACTCAGCCGTTGTCTTGGAACAGATTGGTCACCAGACAACCCGGAGCAGCTCACGTTCCGCTATCTTGGCCAGCTGGTTCGGTTAGGTCGTGATGAGGTCGTGATGGATGGGCAGCAGCTGGTTGACCCCAGGGATCAGATCCTGCTCTATAATTATGTTGCCTTTAGCGGCCATGCTGGCGGTAATACAGCTGGCAAGGCAGATAATGGTGGAGAGAACGGGTCGCTGGCCAGTATCTGGCTGGGTATGGAAAGTCTCCCCAACTCCATTGCCAAGATCCGTACCTTAGCAACCTATTGCGAGAACAGATTGGCTGAGCGATTCGCTGGCCGTATGGAAAAACTTGCCCCGCTTTGCGAGCAGATCGGGGGAAAAAGAGGCTGTGATGAACAGGGCCAGAGCGCGGATTTTGCCGTTCTTCTTCCTGTACTGCCCTATGTTCCTCTCTATCTCTTGTTTTGGGACCAGGATGTGGAAGATGGCTTTGAGTCCAGAGTAAAGGTTTTGTTTGATCAGTATGTTATGGAATTTCTTGATCTGGAATCCTTGGTCTTTGCTGCCGAACGGATGGCGGATCGTCTCTTGGAACTGGACAGGGAGTGCAAGCGTTGACGGGGGAGGGAGACAAGTTGCAGGCCCAGGTCAGGCGTTTCGCCGATACACGCATCCTGGTGATCGGTGACGTGATTCTGGATCAGTTTATCTGGGGGACGGTTTCCCGAATTTCCCCGGAGGCCCCGGTACCGGTGGTCAATGTGACCCGAGAGGAGTTATTACTCGGTGGCAGTGCCAATGTCCTGCGCAATATTATCTCCCTTGGCGGCTCCTGTGCCCTGTGCGGTATTATTGGCGATGACCCTATGGGGGATGAGCTGATACGACTAATGAACCAGGTGCATGCCCCGGTGGATGGCTTGATTAAGGGAGAGCGCCCCACGACCATAAAAACCCGGGTAGTGGCTCAGGGGCAACAGGTTGTCCGCTATGATCGGGAAAAGGCCGGGGCTCCAGGACAGAAAACCTTGGAGAGGATGCTGCAATACTTGAGCGATCATCTGGCGGAGTTTGATGCTGTTGTTGTCTCTGATTATGCCAAAGGGGTCGTGAATGAGCAGCTGATGACCCGATTGCATCAGTTGCTGAAGGGCTTGCGTTGTTCCGGCGGACGGGCGATTCCCTTGATTGTGGACCCGAAGCCAGAGAATCTGCACCGTTTTTACGGGGCCACTGTTATTACCCCGAATAATTTTGAGGCCTCTCGGATCAGCGGCATTGAGATTAAGGATGAAGATACCTTGCTTGCTGCGGCGCGAAAAATTCGGGAAGAGATTGCCTGCGAGGCCGTCCTGATCACCCGGGGGGAGGCGGGGATGGCCTTGCTGGAGGGGGATAACCTGCGGCTTGTCACCATCCCGACCATGGCCCAGGAGGTCTATGATGTGACCGGGGCCGGAGATACGGTGGCCGCTACCTTGGCCCTTGGTCTGGCCGCAGGTTGCTCAATGACAGATGCGGCTGTGCTGGCTAATCATGCCGCTGGTATCGTCGTGGGTAAGGTCGGTACGGCCTCCGTAAGCTGCGACGAACTGCTCAACGCACTTGCTTGATTCCTTCTTTGTTTCAATTGGATAAAGATGGCAGAAGGCAGCTGTTTGGCTGAATAATTTTGTTATTTTGGTTGGCCTTGATGGAGTAATTGATGGCAATAAACCGGGATACAGCATAGCAAAGGGAGGTATGCGCGTTATGAGATTAACAAGATTTACTTCGATTACGACAAGGTTACTGGCTGTTTTTGCTCTTATTGCGCTGAGTTTGGAGGATATTGCTGCCCAGACTGCGTTCGGGGAACTTGAGGGGCGAGCGGCCCCGGTGGCGCGGCGAAAATGCCAGGGCGGAGTCAATGCCGGTGATTTATGTAATGAAAATGCGGATTGTCCCGGTTCCACCTGCTTTGACCGCAATGTTTTTAACCTTTCGGTCGCAGTTCAATTTACTGCTTCAACGGCGCAGCTTTCAGTGTTGGAAAGTGCCCTGGAAGACATGTCTGATGTGTTGATGGATGTCACCGACGGTCAGGCGGAAATTGGTCAGGTCACCATTCACAACAACGCCTTTTCCACGGCTGCGGATATCCGGATCTATGCACCCAGTACTGGTGTGTGGTGGTGGGCCAATACCGGGGGCTGGAAAAATGGTGGTAGTATTCATGTTTCTTATAATTATGTTGAGTCATCGGGTCACCCAGGAAACGTATTAGTGCATGAATTCACCCATCTAGTGTTTGACGCCAGGGATGAATATCAATCGGCCACAGTGGGCTGCACAGAGTCATTAGCGTCAGGAACTGCCGACTGTCCCCATGCGGATGCGCAAGCTGCGGGGGAAGCCCCTTGCATCATGGATGCCAGTAGTAATTCCGAGTACTGCTGGGGGCATGCTGCTAGCTCCACAGATATCAGTACTGGAAACCATGACTGGCCCTTGGAAACCGAGCAATCGCGTTGTCGCAGTAACCGTTCGGTGTGGGATCAGGTTGTCTGGTCCTGGCCAAATACGATTCTAGAACCTACTGGCGCCCCGGATCCGGGAGCAAATGGTGCGGCCTTGAATACGCCTAAGTTTATCCATGTGGATGATGCCCGTCGAGTGGTTCTGGTGCTGGATGAGTCGGGCAGTATGGGGTCGGAGATTCCAACCCGTCTTGAACGTCTCCAGGTTGCGGCCCGTGATTTTGTGGCCTTGGCTGAGGACGGTACAGAACTCGGCATTGTCTCTTATTCCACTGACGGGGATCCGGCGAGCGGACATGCTGCGGTTACGGTCACAGCCCTTGACAGCACCCACCGCAGCACATGTGATAGTGCCATCACCGGGCTTAGCCCATCCGGGGCCACCAATATCGGTGATGCCTTGGAGCGAGCGCACACCATGCTCCTGGATGCTGGTACTCCATTACCGGCCAACACCTATATTGTCCTGATGACCGATGGGATCAATAATCAACCGTTGCCTGACCCGGCCAGTGATTTGAATGGTCAACTGGCCGCCCTTTTGGCGGACGGCATTCCAGTTTTTGTTACCTGTACTGGCTCCGATTGGAACCTTGGTTCCCAATGTGCCAATATCGCCTCGGCAACCAACGGGTTTACTGTGGACTCCGCTGATTCAGCGGATCTTCAGGATTCCTTTGTTTATTTGCATGAAAAAACCCGAGGTGCCGACCCCGTGGAGACCAAGACAGGAACTCTTGCTTCCCAAGCCACGGCGACGTTTTATGTGGAACAAAATGCGGTCAGTGTAACCTTTACCCTTACCTGGAAGAATGCAGCAAGTACGGTGGGAAAGGCTGTTGTCAAAGGGCCGGACGGAACA is from Candidatus Electrothrix sp. GW3-4 and encodes:
- a CDS encoding phosphoethanolamine--lipid A transferase, whose product is MISSCSGASLAREKEVTATQLIVLSALFFVLFDNVTFFHHLLEVYPFSDKNVFFLTSLVAGTTLVIALFLTLATTICPIKPVLILFLLGSSVAAYCMDTYDVVIDYIMIQNIIETNWDETSDVLNLRMAGYVVVLGLMPSYAVYRAALHKESFRRTVLRKMRDSLFLLIGMVAIVLTFSKFYTSFFREHEPLRWYSNPIYSVYSFSKYIRKNFSLHDVEIAPLGLDATVAEHEEQAEKKLVILVVGEAARADHFSLDGYRRETNPLLQKEDIVNLSNVFSCGTSTAYSVPCMFSVFSRSEFNSTKGKTTENLLDVLDHTGMIDILWRDNNSDSKGVALRVPYEDYRGAEKNTLCEEGECRDEGMLIGLDQYITQHEGRDILIILHQMGNHGPAYYKRYPRQFAQFSPACQTHQLEDCRQEEIINAYDNALLYTDYFLVKVIEFLKEYESSRDTAMFYFSDHGESLGEKGVYLHGLPYMIAPEAQIHIGALLWLGEQTRKDINLDLLQRKKDKELSHDNLFHTLLGLFEVRTVLYKKGLDILSY
- a CDS encoding VWA domain-containing protein, translated to MRLTRFTSITTRLLAVFALIALSLEDIAAQTAFGELEGRAAPVARRKCQGGVNAGDLCNENADCPGSTCFDRNVFNLSVAVQFTASTAQLSVLESALEDMSDVLMDVTDGQAEIGQVTIHNNAFSTAADIRIYAPSTGVWWWANTGGWKNGGSIHVSYNYVESSGHPGNVLVHEFTHLVFDARDEYQSATVGCTESLASGTADCPHADAQAAGEAPCIMDASSNSEYCWGHAASSTDISTGNHDWPLETEQSRCRSNRSVWDQVVWSWPNTILEPTGAPDPGANGAALNTPKFIHVDDARRVVLVLDESGSMGSEIPTRLERLQVAARDFVALAEDGTELGIVSYSTDGDPASGHAAVTVTALDSTHRSTCDSAITGLSPSGATNIGDALERAHTMLLDAGTPLPANTYIVLMTDGINNQPLPDPASDLNGQLAALLADGIPVFVTCTGSDWNLGSQCANIASATNGFTVDSADSADLQDSFVYLHEKTRGADPVETKTGTLASQATATFYVEQNAVSVTFTLTWKNAASTVGKAVVKGPDGTEYVMADMPQGKFLRLKDPKSGSWQMIMQEVGSEGDMYTARAYVQSQTAFFGGAANKSVVKQGEAIKLFAYPQYVGSIMNQQREFSAQVLRPDGETEEVVFSDNGRTAKTGDDVAKDGQYTARYANTNEAGVYTFIAQLNSDGWAVDTEGESTEGEPKVEGQGYFTRELRITAAVDEAGALSCTEDTQASVTDQHYPGLTCAEAILKAEADLDNEAYRRVCQKNYNLSKLPSVVNEALVTICRPDTDPEKSGVYVDLDICCPVSDTMTIAPVNFLLLKDKQLKQ
- a CDS encoding DUF3786 domain-containing protein; this translates as MTPHEFLKYTPATNCGECGYAACLAFAVAVTKGGVASDLCPYVRKDMLPAEFGAAKGDSGLDQVERGQNERDMALVAHLKSKVQALDFHELSRCLGTDWSPDNPEQLTFRYLGQLVRLGRDEVVMDGQQLVDPRDQILLYNYVAFSGHAGGNTAGKADNGGENGSLASIWLGMESLPNSIAKIRTLATYCENRLAERFAGRMEKLAPLCEQIGGKRGCDEQGQSADFAVLLPVLPYVPLYLLFWDQDVEDGFESRVKVLFDQYVMEFLDLESLVFAAERMADRLLELDRECKR
- a CDS encoding OmpH family outer membrane protein, with protein sequence MKRTSVLFFSSVFFFITVFTAVSVSAAPGVGVVNLQKVLDKSSAGVAAKKKMEAKMKEFKASLDKEKEAVLALQKDMQKKADAWNEETKKEKALELQRKKRDFRVKQDDANLEMRTLQEKHLAPIMKELETIVEEVAKKKGVAVIMPNTAVLYFDKTVDMTDEVTAALNKKMK
- the rfaE1 gene encoding D-glycero-beta-D-manno-heptose-7-phosphate kinase; its protein translation is MQALTGEGDKLQAQVRRFADTRILVIGDVILDQFIWGTVSRISPEAPVPVVNVTREELLLGGSANVLRNIISLGGSCALCGIIGDDPMGDELIRLMNQVHAPVDGLIKGERPTTIKTRVVAQGQQVVRYDREKAGAPGQKTLERMLQYLSDHLAEFDAVVVSDYAKGVVNEQLMTRLHQLLKGLRCSGGRAIPLIVDPKPENLHRFYGATVITPNNFEASRISGIEIKDEDTLLAAARKIREEIACEAVLITRGEAGMALLEGDNLRLVTIPTMAQEVYDVTGAGDTVAATLALGLAAGCSMTDAAVLANHAAGIVVGKVGTASVSCDELLNALA